In Armatimonadota bacterium, the following proteins share a genomic window:
- a CDS encoding HTTM domain-containing protein — protein sequence MTKLKSVWKSIDDGIFGYGSPLPMGVFRIIIGVLSLADFAVLLVSFQDFFTEKGLYPVWMSERFSEGIPHFNLLAGVTDSRVTLVFLILGMVAAAMTALGLFTRVSSIALFVLMLTIHNRNADILMAGDWLLRMWVFAVAVGPSGAVLSLDRKFFGRGKPVEEVSLWPQKLVQFQLAVVYFMTVWLKWGGDLWQNGTATYYAGHLKEFEKFPVPDFIYSPILVTLATYGTLVVELGMATLVFSKPMRKYIIPLALLMHGYIEYSMNVPLFQWVIVSAFVCHYSGEEIAAWWARLQTRFGRVPEESVASA from the coding sequence ATGACCAAGCTCAAGTCGGTTTGGAAAAGCATCGACGACGGGATATTTGGTTACGGCTCGCCGTTGCCCATGGGCGTATTCCGCATCATCATTGGGGTGTTGAGCCTGGCGGATTTTGCTGTCCTTCTCGTCTCATTCCAAGATTTTTTCACGGAAAAGGGGCTTTATCCGGTTTGGATGAGCGAGCGTTTTTCTGAAGGCATCCCGCATTTCAACCTCTTGGCAGGAGTGACGGACAGTCGCGTCACCTTGGTGTTCTTGATTCTTGGGATGGTTGCGGCGGCGATGACGGCTTTGGGGCTGTTCACCCGTGTTTCGAGCATCGCCCTGTTCGTGCTGATGCTCACGATCCACAACCGCAATGCCGACATCCTGATGGCTGGGGACTGGCTGTTGCGCATGTGGGTTTTTGCGGTAGCGGTTGGGCCGAGCGGGGCCGTGTTGAGCTTAGACCGCAAGTTTTTCGGTCGAGGGAAGCCGGTAGAAGAGGTGTCACTTTGGCCACAGAAGCTTGTGCAGTTCCAACTGGCGGTGGTTTATTTCATGACCGTGTGGTTGAAATGGGGCGGCGACCTTTGGCAGAACGGGACGGCGACCTACTATGCGGGCCACCTCAAAGAGTTTGAGAAATTCCCGGTTCCCGATTTCATCTACTCCCCGATTTTGGTGACGCTGGCCACTTACGGCACGCTGGTGGTTGAACTGGGCATGGCAACATTGGTTTTCAGCAAACCGATGCGCAAGTACATCATCCCCTTGGCTTTGCTGATGCACGGGTATATCGAATATTCTATGAATGTGCCGCTGTTCCAATGGGTGATTGTGAGCGCATTTGTTTGCCATTACTCGGGAGAAGAGATAGCGGCTTGGTGGGCCCGTTTGCAGACGAGGTTCGGCCGGGTGCCGGAGGAATCGGTGGCCAGTGCGTAA